ACCGCTTCAAATCTCCGGCGTGTATCCGCATTTGACGATGCACAACCAGGAAAACGAGTGCGGAACGGGCGCGGTCGTGCCATGGCAGGGAGAGCTTTGGGCGATCACGTACGCACCCCACCGACCGGCGGGATCGACCGACAAGCTCTATCAAATCACCCCCGATTTACAGCAGAAAATCGTTGCCGCCAGCGTTGGTGGAACGCCTGCCAATCGCATGATCCATCGCGAGTCGAATCAGCTGCTGATTGGCCCCTACCTCATCGACGATCAAAAAAAAATCCGCGTCATTCCGCCGACCTCGATGTACGGACGATTGACGGGCAACGCACGCCACTTGGTTGCCCCCGCGAACAAGGTTTATTACGCCACGATGGAAGAAGGACTGTATTCGGTCGACGTCAACACATTGGAGGTTGAATGCCACATCCGTGACGGCAACGGCGGCGCTCCGAAACTCGGGCTCGTGAGCGAATTGCCGGGCTATCACGGCAAAGGGTTGTATTCGGGTCAAGGTCGCGTCGTTTACAGCAACAATGGGCAAGCGGGGCCTGAGGCGCAAGCCGACCCCACGGTTGCCTCCGGAGCGTTGGGGCAATGGTTCGGCGAAGGCGATTGGGAATTGGTTCGCCGCAACCAGTTCACCGAAGTCACGGGCCCCGCAGGCATCATGGGCAGCGAAAATCCGCAAACCGACCCGATTTGGACGCTCGGTTGGGACGCCCGTTCGCTTGTCCTTGGTTTGTTGGAAGAGGGCGTTTGGCGATACTACCGTTTGCCCAAAGCGAGCCACAGCTACGACGGAGCGCATGGTTGGAATACCGAATGGCCGCGCATCCGCGAGATTGGCGAGACCGATTTGTTGGCGACGATGCACGGCACCTTTTGGCGATTTCCCGCTGGGTTTTCGCGATCCAATTCCGCAGGCATCTCACCGCGTTCGAATTACTTGAAGGTCGTCGGCGACTTCTGCCGTTGGCAAGATCGGATCGTGCTGGGGTGCGATGACTCGGCGAACTCCGAATTCCTCAATACGCGTTCCTTCAAAGCCAAGCACGCCGCGGCGGTACAGTCCAATTCCAATCTGTGGTTCGTGGATCCGAGTCGCCTCGATCAACTTGGCCCCGCAATCGGACGCGGCAATGTTTGGTTGCGTGAGGACACCAAGCCAAGTCAGATCAGCGACCCTTATCTGTTTTCCGGCTACGACTATCGACAATTACACCTCCGCCACGGATCCGACCACAGCGTGAGCTTCCAACTCGAAGTCGACCGTCAAGGAAACGACCATTGGGAATCCCTGCGCACGATCACGGTGCCACCGGGTCAAGCGGTGTCGCATCTGTTTACCGCCGAGGAGTCGGGGGCCTGGATCCGCTTGGTCAGCGTTGCAGCTGCCCGCGGAGTGACAGCGAATTTCCAGTATCGCAATCGTGATCAACGCAACTCGCAAAACGACGCCCAATTCGCCGGAATCGCCACTCCCACTACGGCTCCGGCCAGCTACGGGCTGATGCGTAGTCTCGCGTATGACAAGCTTGGCATTGCCGCATCGGCGGATTCCAGCGGAGACGACGTCGCCTATTATGAAATGAATCAAGCGATGGAAATTGTTCCCGTTGCCAACCCCGATGCAGCGAGAACACTGGTTGCCGCCGTCCAGCAACCTCGCGGATCGATCACGGTAGACGAAGCCTCCGTGGTTGTGATCGAAGCAGGCGAACGCTACCGAATCCCTAAACGAGATGGCTATGAACTCCCGGCCGCACCCGCCCCAAAAGCGGGCAAGTCCTTGGCCGAATACATGCCGGAAAGCCTTGCAAAAAACGCGACGGTGACGGTCAGCTCGACGTTGCAAGGCTATGCGGCTGATCGTGCGGTCGATGGGATTGTGTCGGACGAGTCACGTTGGATCAGCGAGGCCTCGGGCAACCACTGGATCGAACTCGATCTGAAGTCGCCCAAAACATTCCAAAGCATTTGGGTCGTCACGGGCTGGTTAAACAATCCACAGTATGTCACCGCCAACTTTGATGTCCAATTTCACGACGGCCAAGATTGGAAAACGATTCCGGGGGGCGAGATTCGCGAGAACCGGTTGATTGAACGGGAGATCGCGTTGCAGTCACCGATCACCGCCCAACGGGTACGAATCGTTGCGAAGACAAGCGGTTTCATGCGTGTCTACGAAGTCGCGTTGTTTGATCGAAAATTGGACATCACGCAACCTCCGAATGGGTTTGGGATCGCGCGGGTTTGTCGCGAAGTGGCAACCGAACGTGACTTATTGAATTTGCATGGCACGTTTTATGAACTGCCCGCTCGAAACGCTCAGGGGCTAGCCAAAATGCGCCCCATCGCAACTCACGGATTGAGCATTCACGATTTTTGCTCTCACAACGGTTTGTTGTTGTTCACGGGGATAGATGGCAACACCCGCAGCAAAAACATCTTCCGCAGTGCCGATGGACGTGTCGCCGTCTGGGCAGGTGTCGTTGATGATCTTTGGAAACTTGGCAAACCACGCGGCGTCGGCGGACCGTGGAAGAACACGGCGGTGAAGCGTGATCAGCCCTCCGATCGGTACCTGATGACCGCCTACGATCGAAAGCGAGTTGCGATGCTCGCCCACACCGACACGACGATTCGCATCGAGGTCGACGTCGATGGCACCGGCATGTGGATGCCCTATCAAGCGTTCGCGTTGAAGGCGAACGAGCCCATCGAGCACGATTTCCCAGAGGGCTTCAGCGCCTATTGGGTGCGAGCGATCAGCGATACCGATACGACGGCATCGGTGACGTTCACGTACGAGTAGCCGCCGGTGGATGACGCCACCGGCGATTCAAGAATCGGCCACGCACTTATTGGGCTGCTGCACTCGTCGTGGCGGCCGAGCGTTCGATGGCGGGGGTTTCAGCCCTGACTTCGCGAAGCAGCGACGTCAAATCAATTTTGACGTAGGGGCGATTCGCGGCGATTTCGTTATGCGTGGCATTGGCAACGTAAAAGACACCGTCTTCGGGCACGAACAACACGTTGTGCAGATTCGATGACATCGCGACCGGTCGGCTCATCAACCATTTTGCCCCCTCCACATCGATCTCGCCGTAACGCTGTTGTACTCGTTCACGCAGTTTTTCCAGACGACTTCCCGAGGACAACACGACCGCATCGGCAATCCCTTCGCCGAGCCGCTCATGCGTTTGTCCCGGCATGATGAACTCCACCGACTCGGGGACCGCAGCCACACCGACAGCTCGATTGGTTTTGCCGTCGGCAAATACATAGTAGTACTCGCAGGTCCGCGGATTGTTTTTCCACAAATCCATCACTTCGTCCAACGTCGTACATTCCTCGAGTGCGCGCCGCATCAACGTTGCCATCGGGACGCCATCCCACAACCCTTCGCCACCGCCGCCCATCTCGCCAAGCGAAATGGCTTGGTCGTTCATGCCGCTGACGCTGCCGATGAATCCGGCGTAGCCAATATTCCCAAACGCATGCTTGCCATCGATGGCCACGATGAAGGTGGTGGCCGCATCTTGCAACCCGATCGTCGTCATGTAATCCAAAACGCGACCGTGATAGAGTTTGCCATCCTTGGTCGCGTTGCCAAACACGGCAAATCCGGAACAGTGGAACAGTTCGGGAAAGACGTTGATGGCGTGCGCCGTCCGCGGCTCGAGATTCATCGCCTTGGCAAACGCAAGGGTCTCGCGTTTGTGATCTTCGGGGATATGCGGAGCAAGTCGTTTGTAAGCGGCATCGAGCTCGTAGCGAAACCATTTCCCCGAACGAATCGTGTTGACCGTGCCAAAGGTGTAGAGGACCGAGTCAATGCAGCGTCGTGATTCTTCCGCGAGTAGGCGGCCGTGAGCGAACCCGACTTCCTCGGGAGTGCCTTTGAGCAACGCGACGCGATGCCCGTCGATCCAGCGCAATTCGCCATTCGCCACCGTA
The sequence above is a segment of the Novipirellula galeiformis genome. Coding sequences within it:
- a CDS encoding discoidin domain-containing protein translates to MMKMSRRDRTLPIVAVLLSLIGLVGEVSGQRSPTPAPLQISGVYPHLTMHNQENECGTGAVVPWQGELWAITYAPHRPAGSTDKLYQITPDLQQKIVAASVGGTPANRMIHRESNQLLIGPYLIDDQKKIRVIPPTSMYGRLTGNARHLVAPANKVYYATMEEGLYSVDVNTLEVECHIRDGNGGAPKLGLVSELPGYHGKGLYSGQGRVVYSNNGQAGPEAQADPTVASGALGQWFGEGDWELVRRNQFTEVTGPAGIMGSENPQTDPIWTLGWDARSLVLGLLEEGVWRYYRLPKASHSYDGAHGWNTEWPRIREIGETDLLATMHGTFWRFPAGFSRSNSAGISPRSNYLKVVGDFCRWQDRIVLGCDDSANSEFLNTRSFKAKHAAAVQSNSNLWFVDPSRLDQLGPAIGRGNVWLREDTKPSQISDPYLFSGYDYRQLHLRHGSDHSVSFQLEVDRQGNDHWESLRTITVPPGQAVSHLFTAEESGAWIRLVSVAAARGVTANFQYRNRDQRNSQNDAQFAGIATPTTAPASYGLMRSLAYDKLGIAASADSSGDDVAYYEMNQAMEIVPVANPDAARTLVAAVQQPRGSITVDEASVVVIEAGERYRIPKRDGYELPAAPAPKAGKSLAEYMPESLAKNATVTVSSTLQGYAADRAVDGIVSDESRWISEASGNHWIELDLKSPKTFQSIWVVTGWLNNPQYVTANFDVQFHDGQDWKTIPGGEIRENRLIEREIALQSPITAQRVRIVAKTSGFMRVYEVALFDRKLDITQPPNGFGIARVCREVATERDLLNLHGTFYELPARNAQGLAKMRPIATHGLSIHDFCSHNGLLLFTGIDGNTRSKNIFRSADGRVAVWAGVVDDLWKLGKPRGVGGPWKNTAVKRDQPSDRYLMTAYDRKRVAMLAHTDTTIRIEVDVDGTGMWMPYQAFALKANEPIEHDFPEGFSAYWVRAISDTDTTASVTFTYE
- a CDS encoding C45 family autoproteolytic acyltransferase/hydolase codes for the protein MNAFLVRAVACMLLCITVAPVQAEVNAQPLAQNLQPILSCFSGQAKAFSATAEIDVFVDGKIQHVDGRLVRYDAQSFDFDLIHSDYSVQIRRRADATALALPNHKTVFIGAGDVDSADQLSPLGMTDRLIGSGSMVSTYVPMLQQADASVVAQMLTGMLKMNFDAPSQQWAIGDDVTLQFLDQGKRLDVKVRDQHRVQLTIQEGLPVAQGVDDWPGFEAVAVERRELEQTLARGVRRGVEIAAPSRLLTSPLQKPRTVANGELRWIDGHRVALLKGTPEEVGFAHGRLLAEESRRCIDSVLYTFGTVNTIRSGKWFRYELDAAYKRLAPHIPEDHKRETLAFAKAMNLEPRTAHAINVFPELFHCSGFAVFGNATKDGKLYHGRVLDYMTTIGLQDAATTFIVAIDGKHAFGNIGYAGFIGSVSGMNDQAISLGEMGGGGEGLWDGVPMATLMRRALEECTTLDEVMDLWKNNPRTCEYYYVFADGKTNRAVGVAAVPESVEFIMPGQTHERLGEGIADAVVLSSGSRLEKLRERVQQRYGEIDVEGAKWLMSRPVAMSSNLHNVLFVPEDGVFYVANATHNEIAANRPYVKIDLTSLLREVRAETPAIERSAATTSAAAQ